The sequence ACAGGGGCAAGAGGCCTATATAAAGCAATCAGCCATAAGATTAAAACCActtgcctaatattgtgtaggtcttCTTTGTGCCACCAAAATACctctctgaaggtgtgctgtgatatctggcaccaagacctTAAGTTGAGAGATTGAACCTCCATAGAGAAGACTTTGTTGTTTCAGTGCATCGCTTCGCAGTCTGGTTCTGATGCTCACGTTTTTCATTGGGGTTGAGGAAAACACACTAATTGTAATAATATGTCTCAACATGCAGAAGAAATCAGAACCAGCCTCATCATCAAAGAACACCAAGGAACCTTCTGTGGAAACAACACACAGTAGAGAGAATGAATAAACTCTCTTGAATGAAGACAGTTCTTGGTCGAGTTCTGTAGGAGGTTTTCACCGTGTGATAGCAGATTTGAAGGATCGCACAgttcagaaatgaacaaaagttCACCCGCTTCAGTCAAATCAGCTTGAAGATAACCTTCGTTTCAACCCAAACATAGGCAAGACAACTTCAAGTTCAATTTCCAAAATATCCCAAAAGAAGAAATAACTTAATGGCGCTATAATGTTTTACAGTGTGATCTTGTCATAACCATGACAATGAAATTGACATAAACGTAGCACTGTTACGATTTCATGCTTCAAGCACACTTCCTTGTATCAGAAATCATCAAGATACAGCTTTACTGCTGACTgatacaaagcactgacactggagactccatccaaagaaaaatattaataattatagatGTTCAGTTACTATCCTATGTTTAAGTATAGTGATGTTTTTAGAAACTATAGTGATGTATTAATTGAAACCTGTAAATCCAatgtctgaccaatcagaattgagaattcaagAGTGCTCTGGAATCATGTAATTACACTGACCTGTCGTGTTCAGTGCTACTTCCTGCGGTTTTACTAGAACTTCATAAGGAaatggttatttttattttattttatattatttcccaGTTCCTGGAGTGCGTGTGGTGGTGTACTCCACCTGCTCTTCACGTCCAGAGGAGAACGAGGATGTGGTGAATAGCGTTCTGACGCCCACAGAGCAGGACTCCAAACTACAGCCTTTCACGTATGTGCTTGACTCTTCTGTGTACTCACAATCTCAGACCTCTAATTTTatcaagctgtgtgtgttttagaaaaAGCTATATATATGCAAATACCTATGGCTTATGTGTTTTGTTAGATGATGACCGTGTCTCTATTATGAGATTTCAAATACTTGTATGCATTCAAGcatgttggggtgtgtgtgtgtgtgtgtgtgtgtgtgtgtgtgtgtgtgtgtgtgtgtgtgtgtgttctggtctaTCACTGTATATGGTTCTCCAAAATATGTACATtcactgtgtgtgcgcgcacgtctATCCCTGTATATGGTtctcctgagagagagacagagagagagagagagagagagagagagagagagagagagagagagagagagagagagagagattatcatTGTATATGGTCTCtctaaatttaatatttaatattaataattttggtgtgtgtgtatgtgcttgccTATCACTGTGTAATCTCATaaatttgttcattattttgtgtgtgcatttgcgACTGTATATGGTAATAGTAAATTAGTATATTGTACATTGTacgttttgtatgtgtgtgtgtgtgtgtgtgtatgtgtgtgtgtgtgtgtgtgtgtttattatcttGATAAATATTGTATAATCCATATTGTATAATCATTTTACTATCGGTACAAACATGTATATTGACACTGaatgctaatgtgtgtgtgtgtgtgtgtgtgtgtgtgtgtgtgtgtgtgtgtgtgtgtgtgtgtgtgtgtgtgtgtgtgtgtgtatgtgtgtgtgtgcgcgtgcatgcgtgtgtgtgtgtgtatcaggctTAGTCACCCGTCTCTCCTGCTCTGTGATGAAGAGGCTGGCAGTGGAGAAAAGAAGGCTGACTTTTTCAGGCTGGATGCTTCTGATCAGAGTAACGGCTGCTTCTTAGCGGTACTCATACGCCAGGTTTGTtacaaatatcacacacacacacacacacacaccacacacacacacacacacacacacacacactgaattctGTTGAATTCTTTGCTTACTTACCTGAAAAACTTAATCATGGGGGATCAGGGGAGATGGGGGCTGAGTGCCACAATGCTCACGTTCATATTTCAGGctaataacattaacataaattaACTATTAGCTATTAACTTCAAAAGTTCCTTTAGAAGTCGTTGGTTGGGAACACAATGCACAAGGGGTTTGccattataaatgtaaaaaaaaaatcaggccaCTTTAAATTTATGGCTCTAATTGAAAACCATGGCACATGCAGCTATTTGTGACTGGCTTTGAGGTCTGGCTCATTCTGTTATTTTCAAAACAGCAGCTTTAATAGGATTGCAGGGtataattcaaatcacaggCTCATGTAAATACACTTATTCTCATTTCTGTAACAACTTGTTTTGCAgagaaattcatttaaaatgtagctTTGTCAACtgagaaaaaaattgtttgatTCATTTGTCTTATACAACTACATAACGTACATGTAGCTATTTAACGTAAGTGGTAACAGGAACTAATGTTTCGTAGATGCTCCACAACTTTAAAGGTACCTGTAACCGAAAAAAGCTCCACTCCATCCTTtgtatataaactatttatTACACACCTAATATTAAGAGAATGGTGTAGCTGCCAATACAGGAAAATCACTCATCaagaatattttgttttaatcttaAACAACAAACCCCAtcattctttttcctctttgattTCATCTAATATTAGCCCTGTGAGAGATTTACCCCTGACTGTTGAAATTCTCTCAGACAAAAAAGGCTAGAAGActtgagaaaataataaatacagtagaGCAAAGGAATAAAGAGACAGATACTGTAGGtgcaaagaaagacagaaaggaaagATAAACAGAATTTGGAAAAGGAGAAATAGggataaaacacagacacacacacacacacacacacacacacacacacacacacacacacacacacacacacacacacacaccttttgaaGTTTCCACAGACGGTTCCTGAATTTTAAAAATTGGTCCTCTTCTAAATAAAGTGTTTGTAAAGTGGTATGAACACAAACATTCCCCTTTAATTGACAGTCGCTTTTATCCAAAACAACCGACACCTGAGGCAAAATGGAACAGTTCAGCAATGCAGAACGGGAGAGATTTCTAAAAGACGCACAAGCTGTCTAAAAGAATCCACAcaacagattaaaaaacaataataaaaccttTCACAGGCTAAAACTTAAAAAATGCTATCTATAAATTATTGCATCATTCAAACTCCTTGCTTACaggtttcatatatatatattttttaaaacacacgTGTGTAATGCAAGCAGCGCCATCATATTGCACACATCAATCACATTCATTTCCTCATCGATGCACCTGAACAAATGTAATCAAAGCAATTTAATGGCTGCTTTATCTCACGTTCTTGAACACATCCTGCTGTAAAACacagtaataaacattattgtGGTGCACTTAAAAATGGCTCATAAAATTGCAATTAGACGCAAGTCGAAAATTTTGCCCGCTGCTATTTCTCTCTCCAAAATCTGTTCCCGCTTAACTGTAACCTCCCTCACGCTGCACATGAGGCTAATAAAATGGACTTTACTACACAAATGGAGAGGAGGGTGGCTCTAATTCACAAAAGTAGAGAGATAAAATCAGCCAGTTTCTAAAATTTTTCATTGTACGTAAGACTTTAGCTGAAtttgaacatgttttttttaattagctacAGTTTATATTACAATGGATTTGCAAGAGTTAACAAGAGTTCTCTAAAACTTGTGCTAGGAAAATATTTTACTCACAGTACATATCACTTCTGAATTGTCAGGCATGACTAGAACTGTTTTCTCATCACTAATAAAATAGCTTGTAGCTAATAGCTTTGCTATTATtgtgctattatttattattgcattATCTATTGTGTTAactatgaaaatgttttatgttacaAAATATTTTGCTGGTTATAGAACCGCTTTATTGATGTTAATTAGATGGCTAGCAAAAATCTTTTTATAGCATCTCTTGTGGACAGGGATGTGTTTAGCATTAAGTTTCCCACTTACCCAGAGCAATTAGCTATTGTGCTAAGCATGAAAATGTTGTTTACCAGCATTTCATTTTTTGTGTGGGCAGGAATCTGTTTAGCAGATTTGTCACTGAGTTAATAGCTTGTAGCTAACAGCAGTGTGGTCATTTCCTGTCAGCATGATTAACTATTATTTTACCTGTTATCAAGAAAATGTTATATTATGAATTTAAGAATTACATCCTTTTGATAAAAATAGTCAATTTACTGAAGTTATCGAAAAAGCTAaattaactagctagctagctgtttCATGGCAAACATAGAAGTCTATTTGACAAAATTAGTCAATTACATTTTTAGCACATTCTCAGACGTATATGAAAGAGAGAATCAACAACATTTTTGACTAACACTGAGTGGATTGTAATGGCGCTAACATGTAAGCATGTTTGTATAATTTGGTTTATTGAGTAAAGTTTACAGCTCATATACATCAGAACTATGTTgtgcagtttgtttgtttttttaaattgcaagaCGATTTTGAGCTTCTCTGTTAATCAGAATCTGTCACGGTTCAAGTTTAGATTAAATACCACTAGCTTTTCCATCAATCCTGTACAGCACTCAGTTGTTTTCCactctttatatttttgtatttttgcgtttgtgtctttttatgtatttattttcttgacAGAATCCTTCAGCAGTTTTAATATCCAGTTTGGTACTTGAgtagtaaataaatgttaaatacaacTTTAATACAATCCTGTTTACTATGTTCATAAAAAGATTCCAAACTGTTTGTTTCTTCAGAGCTACCCCAAGTTTTATGTTTAGCTATCtggtaaaaaaaaccccaattgATTTGGTTAGCAGTTGATGCTAAGTTTATGTTATTTTAgtagtttctctctctttttgtgatTTATCAACACATCTGAGtgaaatgttaatattttagatatttttgtcttgtttccACAGACATTACACCTTTACATTGGCTTAAATCCGAGACTTAATGTCTTTATGCTAGTTAGCTAAGTTGCAGCACTctgttaataattattttacataatcTCCATATTTTGTAGATGCCTAGCAACAGTTTTCATTACTTTAACCACTTGCACATGAGTATTTTGTGGCAGTTTTTTCATCCAAGTTTCTTTTTGACAGTTagatttgtgtatgtgtggtgatgatggtgatgatggttgGTTGTGACCTCGTGCTTTGTTTGACCATAAATAACAGTTTTGTGACtttatggagagagagaagggaagaaaaaaagggaataaaCGAGAGAACAAGGAGGACATTAAAGAggacatattaaatatttcattgcTCCCTTGTCTTCCTGTGTTAGCATCAGCATGGCAAGCCATCACgaccccaacacacactctaagAAAGATTGAATTATTCACACAGAGTGGGTAGATTTCTGCTGAGACAGCAGGTGATCCAGCAGggtgtacaaacacacatgagaAGCAGGATTCCTGCCAAGATTAGACAGTTCTAATTAGCAtcttaaatgtattttgtgtactatcagtgtgagcagtgtgttcataCAGGGAGACTATAAAATGCCTGAAGAGTGGAATTCTGGAGATGTTCGTACTTGCATGGTCACAGCGTTCAACATTATGTCAGGATCAGGACCATCAGAAGCCACTGCAGTTAGCatttttgctaaatatttaatgtggtgagtgagagacaaATTCTAATTCTAAGCAAAGTTTAaaaatctgattggtctgaaTGTTGTAGAATAGTAGCTATGAGCGGTAACTCAAATCAGAAGGGATTTGTATAGTGGACAttcaacatgcttttttttttatggagatGATTAACATTCATGCTAGAAGTCTCCAGTCTCACAGTTTTATGAGCCACCTAGGGGACTTTTCTTGGAAACATGAAACAATTGTCTTACTAAAGAGGTGTCAACAGTTTACAGACTTTagtaataacaggaactaactcgTCTCCAAGGTGTTCCATTCTCAATTAAGATGTGGGAATTGCCTTCAAGAATATAGGGGTTAATGTGCAATTTCTAAACACTTAATATACCTCTGCATCTCCTCTACAGCCTGAGGCAGACGTGACGGAGACGGCACAGGAAGTAATAGCTCGCGCCACTGCTAGCGGCTTGTTCAAGAAAGAGGGTCAACAGCTGATCAAGAAAGAGGGTCATGGTCGACAGACACGCAAAGGACTTGTGCATCAATCTCGCCGGCGACCCCGTGTCTCTGTTAACAGCCAGCTGCAGGTGTCCGAGTTTCTGAACCGTGAGGCAAAATTGAATAGCTCAGCTCCAGCAGCAGCACAGGAGAGGACAAACAGCACGTGCTCACCTTGgggtaacacactaacacacacttcaGAGTGGGCACCCTCAGGATAAGCTTTCATGTATCTGTGGTTTTCCCTTGCTGCACCTTCATGCTTTGCTGTCTCATTATGTCCCCACCCACTTTCTGTTGCCATTTGTCTTGTTCACAGcaggtttaaatgtaaatgactggCTTCTGCACCTCACCTTTTTCCATGGTCCTAAAACTTGTATTTTTGTAACATTAGCcctttagtgttgtgtgttcagctATAGAcacaaaagtttgtgcacccctgaaTATCCCATTCTAGATTTAGTCTTCCTTTTACTCTTATAGTAAGCGCCAATCTTTTGGGAACGTTTTCCATTAGATTTTGGAGGTTATCTGTGGGGATTTGTTCTCATTCAGtaagtgaggtcaggcactgatttTTGAACAAGAAGGCCTTGGGTGCTagttcatctcaaaggtgttcagtggggttgaggtcaggctTTCTGACACATATGGGTATGATGGTCAGGGAtgcacatacttttgaccatatagttTGTATTTTGGTAACAACTGACAGCTGTCTCTGTTTCTAATGCTTTTCTGTTCCTCCCTGTAATTTTCTTAGTCTCAGGAAAATCAAAACCAACTCCTCCGCACTTGGGCAAGCCTGCCTCCTCCAGCACAACCTCGACCTTCTCCAATCCAAGCCACACCTCTTTAATTGCAGGtccctccaccaccaccaccaccacctcatCAACTGGCCTGATCTCTTACACAGGCTGTGCAGCGTCCTCTACTCCCTTCAACACTGCCCAAACCTTCTCCACCACAGACCCCACCTTATATAGCTTAAGCTCCACCTCTGACATCAATGGactctccatcacctccatTTCCAAGGGCCCTGCACCTCCCTATAGGACCCTGAATCGAACCAATGGCCAGAGAGCTGCTGCTTCTCTAGCTCCACCCCCTGCCCAGCCCAGAGCCAGACAGGAAGTCCTGCGTCCTGTGCTGATTTCATTTCCTCCTCCTCAGTTCCCATCCCTGTGTCCAGCATCTGCTCCGGTAAAGAATAATACTCCTCAAAACTGGAGGAACTGGACACGCCCTGCCCCGCTGACACACCCACGATTTCGGAATAGCCTGCGGCCCTGGTTCTGACaaacgtacacatacacacagtaataGTGCCAAAATTAggtttgtctctttttttactCAATGACGTTCTATTTTTGTGTAATAATTTGTAATCCCCGTTTTATTTTCTAGGTTAAAACctgtacatcattttttttgctaaaagcAGAATAAACCTTTAACACAGCTGCATGTTTTTTGAAATGCCTTTATTAGCACAGGGACATTATGGACATTGATACAGTGAGTCAGGGACACAGGTGAGTTACACTTACTGCATTTTCCAGACTGtagaacactttttttttctttttcatacacAGTGAGAGTCAAGCAATCATCATTATTGTACCCTTGCCACACagtttgtttagaaaaaaattcCATGTTATGCAAATTGGTGTTGACACTAAACAATTAATGCAGATAAAGACTGCGGAACAGTCCGCACTTCTGGGCTTCTAGTTCTCGTTATCACACAGTGGTGCTTTAATGGAGGAACGGTAACTGCATTTTTATCTTGTATTGGAGTTTTATTATACTATTAAAACATagtttaacaaaataataacgGTGAATGAATTATGCAGTAGCCGGAATATAGTTTTTTTGACATTTAATCGTAATTTAAACACAACTGGACATGCCACACACCCATATGAAACAGATCTTAAACAAAAGAACACAAATGTTTACATTAGCTTAGTTGTCCATTGTTGCTTTGCTTAGCTGTATGTTAGTTACATTAAGTTAATTTTACACTAGTCACATCGAAAATCACCTTAGAGATGTATGTTCTTGGAAAAGATGATCTTGCAGAAGAATTGTGTGGTAATTTCTGACTGAAATTGTTCACTTGTTGGTCAAAAAATTTAACTTGCTGTGTAACTCAAAATGTCTGTAATCTCTAACTTACTCAAACTGTTTCTCAAGTCATAATCAAATCCTTCAACTCAGGAATACTGAACTATGGCATCACCAACAATGGGACGAACAGTACACTAGACTTTACCAGTAAGGGGCTCTGAATGAAGTGTAATTTGAGACACAGGAATCATAAAAATGATAGTAAAATCATgtgctacatactgtatgcttcTCTTAAGGGGGGGTATTTTGGGTAAGTATGGGTCCGGCACCATGGACTGAAGTAATTAGGATCCTTCAATCGTGTGCAAGCGATTCTCAAACAAAACC is a genomic window of Tachysurus fulvidraco isolate hzauxx_2018 chromosome 15, HZAU_PFXX_2.0, whole genome shotgun sequence containing:
- the LOC113659189 gene encoding putative methyltransferase NSUN7 isoform X3, with amino-acid sequence MSLLAIMLYDLQDRKFLPRKRPANQEMQKEVAKIIEVENCLLRFKTKLAASLARCRIKHDLLSIDCMLPESVRQRQERGSHLPIYAWINTLHTSMQEVCEVLKSAGFSHVKSITQLEGQTFCQDIQFLDLLVFPTCVKRELHKTNLLKDYRLVIQDKSCCIAPWALRPLLVQDRDMIMAGSFSAATVAHTAAIVTSAQANMHTIHHSSKQDRSSMRVFVCVGNCSRVQKDEMQEVLSSMGCSNVKLLPEALHTLNACDTRLQKVQLILLTPQCSLSAVSNPVDYLLQENGEKELLQDLSQGSVSQSRLQTLVSEQKRDLQHALRFPGVRVVVYSTCSSRPEENEDVVNSVLTPTEQDSKLQPFTLSHPSLLLCDEEAGSGEKKADFFRLDASDQSNGCFLAVLIRQPEADVTETAQEVIARATASGLFKKEGQQLIKKEGHGRQTRKGLVHQSRRRPRVSVNSQLQVSEFLNREAKLNSSAPAAAQERTNSTCSPWVSGKSKPTPPHLGKPASSSTTSTFSNPSHTSLIAGPSTTTTTTSSTGLISYTGCAASSTPFNTAQTFSTTDPTLYSLSSTSDINGLSITSISKGPAPPYRTLNRTNGQRAAASLAPPPAQPRARQEVLRPVLISFPPPQFPSLCPASAPVKNNTPQNWRNWTRPAPLTHPRFRNSLRPWF